The genomic window CATGCTCGCGCATAGAATTTAAGGTAATGGGCACCTGATCTCTTTTAGCTGAATCGGTGTTAGTCCAGTAATACCACCCATACAAACTCATAATGAAGTAGTAGGCATTAACTCCCATATCGGCATATAATTTATACTGAAAAGCTAAATACACATAGATAACTACACTTACGATGCCTGTTGGGTATACCCATATATTTTCTCGCATTGAACATACCACGCTTGCAATCCCGAAAATCACAGCTGTCCATTCTAATAAGGTAGTTTGCATCACGCCTTGAATGATGCCATCAATGATATATTCCATATGTAGTATTTGAGAGCTAAAGGGCCAAGATTAGCATTATTTACACCCCTTACCAAGAACGAATTACACTATCTAGATTTTAGTACTCTTGAGAGATTCAGCTTATGAATTGGGATGAGGTAGCTGGCTAGTAGTTCGTCTTTATGAATACCCATTAGACCCGTGCCTCGAAAATCGACCACACACACTTTCTCCTCAACTTGTACCACTTCGCCAATACCGTAATACTCAGGGCTTGGGCCGTAATACACGAGGTCTCCCATTTTAAGGTCGTTCTTTGCTCTTCGGTGAAAGGGCAATATCACGGGGAGTAAATCTAGCCGATATGAAAGTCTTCTCTTTTTTAACGAGGACATAGTCTAAAAAATCTAGTCGCCTAATATATGAATAGTTCTTGAGTTATCACCTTGGTGGGTTATTTCCACACGAATGGCATCTTCAGGGAGTAAACCAGAAATTTTTGATGGCCATTCAATCACCGAAACGCCGTCTCCATATAAATATTCTTCCGTGCCAATTTCAAGAGCTTCTTGCTCCGACTTTAATCTATACGCATCAAAGTGATACAGAGGCAAAGTACCTCCTTTGTATTCATTGATCAGGGTGAAGGTAGGTGAGCTAACGGTGGCTTCATCAATACCGAAAGTGGAAGCCATCCCTTTCACAAAATGTGTTTTTCCGGCTCCTAAGTCACCCTCAAGGCATACTACATCTCCTTGTTTTAAGGTGGCTGCAAAAGTACGACCTGCTTGCAGAGTTTCTTCTACCGACTTACTCTCAATCTTCATGAATTACTCTACGATTTCGGCTTTAAGGTTGCTACAGGTAAAATCATTTCTTCCATTGAAGCGCCGCCATGTTGGAAGGTATCTCTGAAGCGATTTTGGAATTTATTATAGTTGGTTGGGTACACAAAATAATAATCCTCTTTAGCAATAATATAGTTGTTCACTTTTGCCACTTCAGGCAACATAAAATCGGATGGCTTATCCATAAAAAGTACTGCGCCGCGTTCATCCGCTTTTAAGTTTCTACCAAATTTATATCTCAAATTGGTAGCTGTGTCTTTATCGCCATACACCTTTGTATCACGAAGCGACCGTACTGAACCATGATCTGTTGTTACCACTACAGTTACATCTTCTTCGGCTAAAGTCTTAAACATTTGAAGTAGGTTAGAATGCATAAACCAAGCTTCTGTGATAGAGCGAAAGGCATTTTCATCGGGAGCCAACTCTTTAATTACGGCCGAATCAGAACGAGAATGCACCAGTGTATCTACAAAGTTGTACACAAAAGCTGCGAACTTTGATTGGCTGTAGTTGTGAATTTTATCTGCCACTTTTTTGCCATCATCTGCATTCAGGATTTTTTCATAACGGAAATTTATATCCAAATGAGAACGCTGCAATTGTCGCTTTAGGAGCTCCTCTTCATGCCTGTTTAATGAAGTCTCATCTTGGCCCTGTTGCCACAAACTTGGGTACATGCGCTCAATTTCAGATGGATATAATCCAGCAAATATCGCGTTTCTTGAATAGGGTGTTGCCGTAGGCAGAATAGAGTAATACATATCTGTTTCGATGGTATAAAACTCGGAAAGCACGGCCTCAAAAGTAAGCCACTGATCGTACCTCATACAATCAATGATGAAGAACATAGTCTTTTCGCCCCGATCAAGATGAGGTTTTACGTACTTCGAAATAATTTCAGGTGATAGGGTGGGTGCTCCTTCTTCTCCTTGTACCCAACTGCGGTATTCATTCTCAATAAATTTACCGAACTCTTTGTTGGCCTCCTGAAGCTGATCCTTCAACACCTGTGTTAAATTTTCATCGCCCGACTGCAGATCCATACTCCACTTCGAAAGCTCTTTATAGATCTCAATCCATTCCGCCCAACTTGTTCTGGGATGAATTCTAGAACTCAACTCTCCAAATTGTCTTAGATAACTTTGGGCAGACTTCTCGTTCTGTAGCCTCGAACGCTCTAATAATCGTTTGGTAGTTAATAAAATCTGGTTCGGGTTAACCGGCTTAATCAGGTAATCTGAGATTTTGCCCCCAATCGCATCTTCCATGATAGACTCTTCTTCACTCTTGGTGATCATCACTACTGGAATAAGCGGGTTAATATTTTTGATATGCTCGAGAGTCTCGATGCCATCCATACCCGGCATCTGCTCATCTAAGAACACCATATCAAACGTTCGTTCCTTGATTATGCTAATGGCATCTTCCCCATTCGAAACGGGTTCAATGGTATATCCTTTCTTTTCTAGAAAAATGATGTGCGAT from Balneola vulgaris DSM 17893 includes these protein-coding regions:
- a CDS encoding bifunctional response regulator/alkaline phosphatase family protein — its product is MPNILWVDDQIDELKSHIIFLEKKGYTIEPVSNGEDAISIIKERTFDMVFLDEQMPGMDGIETLEHIKNINPLIPVVMITKSEEESIMEDAIGGKISDYLIKPVNPNQILLTTKRLLERSRLQNEKSAQSYLRQFGELSSRIHPRTSWAEWIEIYKELSKWSMDLQSGDENLTQVLKDQLQEANKEFGKFIENEYRSWVQGEEGAPTLSPEIISKYVKPHLDRGEKTMFFIIDCMRYDQWLTFEAVLSEFYTIETDMYYSILPTATPYSRNAIFAGLYPSEIERMYPSLWQQGQDETSLNRHEEELLKRQLQRSHLDINFRYEKILNADDGKKVADKIHNYSQSKFAAFVYNFVDTLVHSRSDSAVIKELAPDENAFRSITEAWFMHSNLLQMFKTLAEEDVTVVVTTDHGSVRSLRDTKVYGDKDTATNLRYKFGRNLKADERGAVLFMDKPSDFMLPEVAKVNNYIIAKEDYYFVYPTNYNKFQNRFRDTFQHGGASMEEMILPVATLKPKS
- the tsaE gene encoding tRNA (adenosine(37)-N6)-threonylcarbamoyltransferase complex ATPase subunit type 1 TsaE is translated as MKIESKSVEETLQAGRTFAATLKQGDVVCLEGDLGAGKTHFVKGMASTFGIDEATVSSPTFTLINEYKGGTLPLYHFDAYRLKSEQEALEIGTEEYLYGDGVSVIEWPSKISGLLPEDAIRVEITHQGDNSRTIHILGD